AGACACCGGCCGGGTCGAGCCCGCGCAGCCTGAGCGGGGCCGGCCGCACGCCGTGGTGCTGCGCCTGCAGCCAGGCGAGGACCACGGTCTCGCCTCCGAGCACGTACTGCACGGCGCTCAGCCCGCCCTCCGGGGGGCGCAGCCGGTAGAGGTCGCCCTGCTGCACGACCGGCCGGATCTCCTTGTAGAGCTCGACCCAGTCCCGCGCCTCGGCCAGTTCCTCGTCGCTCCACCGGCTGAGGTCGCCGCCGACCCCGAGGACCCCGGCCATGGAGCTCACGAAGCGGAAGCGCAGCGAGCTGACCCGGCCGTTGAGCAGCTTGTTCGGGCTGTCCGTGACCCAGGCGGCCATGATCCGGGCCGGGTGGACCTGGCTGAAGCCGTGCTGGATGCCGAGCCGGTCGAGCGGGTCGGTGTTGTCGGAGGTCCACACCTGGTCGGTACGGGCCATGACACCGAGGTCGATCCGGCCGCCGCCGCCGGAGCACGACTCGAAGGCGACGCCGGGGTGCGCCGCGCGCAGCCGGTCGAGGAGGGCGTAGAAGGCCTCGACGTGGGCCACCCAGAGCTTTTGCGGATAGCGCTCGCCGGGCCAGCCCGCGTCCGTGAAGGAGCGGTTGAAGTCCCATTTCACGTAGTCGATCGGCGCGCCGGAGAGCAGGGCGTCGAGCCGCTCCCAGAGGTACTCCTGAACGTCCGGCCGGGCAAGGTTCAGTATGAGTTGATTGCGGAATTCCGTCCTGGTTCGACCGACTTGGTGCTGCACCCAGTCGGGATGCGCGCGGTAGAGGTCGCTGTCGGGGTTGACCATCTCGGGCTCGACCCAGATGCCGAACTGCATGCCGAGGGCGTGCACGTCGTCGGCGAGCGGCTTGAGCCCGGCCGGGAAGCGGTCCGGGTTGGGCGTCCAGTCCCCGAGCCCCGCGTGGTCGTGGGTGCGGGCCCCGAACCAGCCGTCGTCGACCACGAACAGCTCGACGCCCATGGCGGCCGCGCGGCGCGCCAGGACCCGCTGCTGCTCCTCCGAGATGTCGAAGGTGGTGGCCTCCCAGGAGTTGAACAGCACCGGCCGGTCCCGCTCCGCGTCCGGGACGACGTACGTCCGCTGGTACGCGTGCCAGGCCCGGCTCGCGCCGCCGAACCCGCCGTCGCTCCACAGCCCGGCGAAGACGGGTGTCGTGAAGGTCTCCCCCGGTGCGAGGAGCAGCAGGCCCGAGTCGTCGTGTCCCGCGCCGCCGGTGATCTGCACGCGCGCGTCGGGCAGTTGGGCGACCGCGATCCGCCAGGAGCCGGACCAGCCGAGCGCGCATCCGTACACCTCGCCGCTCTCCTCGGTGGCCTCGTCGTCGAGGGCGACCCAGGGCAGGTGCTGGTGTCCGGTGTGGCCGCGGCGGCTGCCGATGACCTTCTCGCCGTAGGTGAGCGGTGAACGCGCCAGCCGGGACTCGGCGGCCCAGCGGCCGTGCAGGTGGGACAGCCGCCAGCCGTCCCGCTCGGGAAGGGTCCAGGTCGCGGAGTCCGCGCGCAGCAGTTCCAGGTCCTCGCTTCCGTCGTTGGCGAGCGTGACACGGCGTTCGACGACGTCGCCGCGCAGCCGGTAGTGCAGGGTGATGCCGAGCCCCGCGTCGGAGAAGCGCAGCCTCAGCTCGTCCCCCTCGGCCGCGGCGTCCTCGAAGCGCCACTCGGTGCCGCGCCGCTCGTCGGTCCGTACGGAGAGCGCGGGGCGGACGAAGCGGGGGCCGCCCTCGACGGGGTACTCCTCGCGGCCGTCGAGCGGGGAGTCGAAGGGCCGGTACGGCGGCGCCGGCCGGGCGGCGAGGGCCTCGGCGTCGGCGAGCGTGATCCGCGGGCCCCAGTGCAGGTGGAGCAGCTCGTCGCGTTCCGTGAGGTGGAGCGCGTAGCCGCTGCTCGTTCCGGTGAGGAGCCAGGTCCGGCCGTCCGCGCCGATCTCGATCATCAATCCCCCACAGATACGAACACGTGCGATCAGGGATCAACATCATCGGGGCAGTCACGGTCGCGAGGCAACGCCTGTGGACAACTCATTGCCTCAGGAACCCATGTCGTATCGTCGAATGCGCGACCGATGACAGCAGCTGACGGGCGCCGGCCGGGCCCTGTCCGGCGCGCCCGCGGCCGAAGATGAGGAGCCCCCGTGACGCAGCAGGTCCCGTCGGCCGAGCCCGAGCTCGGCGGAGTTCGCAACTTCCGCGACGTGGGCGGCCTGCCCACCACGGACGGCCGGCGCGTGCGCCCGGGACAGCTGTTCCGCAGCGGCCACCTCGCGCACGCCACCGAGGAGGACGCCGCGTTCCTCTCCTCCCTGGGCCTGCACACGATCTTCGACTTCCGCAACGCGGCGGACCAGAAGCTGGAGGGCCCGGACGTCGAGCTGCCGGGCGTACGGAACGTGAACCTGCCGCTGTCCGACCCGGCGGACGGCAGCGAGTTCTGGAAGATGGTCCGTGACGGCGACCTGGACCAGCTGCGTGCCCTTCTCGGCGACGGCAAGGCGGCGGACCGCATGATCGGCTCGTACCGCGCGATCATCACGGAGCGCACGGCGGAGCACTCCCGGGTGCTGCGCTCGATGGCGGAGGACGGCGTGCCCGCGCTGATGCACTGCGCGGCGGGCAAGGACCGGGCGGGACTGTCCATCGCCGTCACCCTGCTCGCGCTCGGCGTCGAGCGGGACGCGATCGTCGCCGACTACCTGGAGTCGAACGCCACGCACCGGCGCTACAAGGTGCGCCGCACCAGCTCCGCCGCCTCCGCCTACTCCCCCGAGGTCATGGAGCTGCTCAGCCCGCTCTTCGACGCCCGCGCGGAGTACCTGACGGCGGCGTTCGAGACGATCGAGGAGACCTGGGGCGGGGTCGACGCCTATCTGGAGAAGGGGCTGGGGCTGACCCCGGAGCTGCGCGACCGCCTGCGCGAGCGCCTGCTGGACTGAGCCGCGCGCCCGCGCCGCCGGGCGCCGACTACTGGTTCTGCGCGCCCAGCGTGAAGAGCAGGTAGACGAAGGCCGCGAAGAGATGGCCGACGGCCACGTAGATGATCAGCCGGACCCACAGGGCACGCGGGAACTTCTCCTCCATGGACGGCTTGCGCGGTTCGGTGGGCTCGGTCATGACGTCTCTCCCGGGGTCGGGTGGCCCGTCGCCGGGCCGAGGCACAGCGCGGCGGTCGGGCTCTGCAGCAGGGTGTGGACGAAGAGGAGTTCGGCTCCGGCGCGCTCGGCGGCGGCGATGCGGTGCGGGGTCAGCGAGTCGAAGTGCGCACTGTCCCCGGGTTCGAGTACGTGGGCGGTGTCCCCGAGACGCAGCCGGAGCCGCCCTTCCAGGACGTACAGCCACTCCTCGCCGGGGTGGACCCGCACGATGTCGCCCTGCGAGCCGTGGGGGACGTGCACGCGCAGCGCCTGCATACCGCGTCCGGAGGAGCCGGCCTGCCGGTAGATCCAGCCGCCGGCGGGGGTGGGCTCCATGTCGGCGGCGCGCACGACGGCGTCGCGGTCGGCGACCGTCTCGCCGAGCAGCTCGGAGACCGTCGTACCGTAGACACGGGCCACGGCGAGCAGCATCGGCAGCGAGGGCTGGCGCTGACCGGTCTCCAGCCGGGAAAGATGCGCCGGGGAGAGTCCGGCGGCACGGGCGGCGGCCTCGAGCGTGAGGGAGGCGCGGCGGCGCAGTGCGCGGAGCTGGGGCGCCACGGCGGGCAGCTCGGCGGACGCTTCGTCGGACGGTTCGTCGGCCGTCCCCAGATCGGCAGGGCTCATGGGTCCATTGAGCCCGAGGATTGCCTCTGGGGCAATTTTCTTGCCCCAGAGGCAAAAAGGCTCAGCGGTTCGCGACCGCCTGTTTCACCAGGGTCTTCCCGAAGTCCCACATCAGCCCGCCGCCGCTGTGCGCATCGTCCATCACCGCGGTGAAGGCCTCCACGAACCGGTCGACGTCCGCCTCGTCGACGACGAGTGGCGGGATCAGCTTGATCACCTCGAGGTGGTCGCCGGAGACCTGGGTGAGGATGCGGTGCCGCTGGAGCAGCGGGACGACCACCATCTGCGCGAACAGGCCCTTGCGCGCGGCCTGGAGCATGGTCCAGCGGCTGCGCAGCTTGATCGACTTGGGGCGCCCGAACTCGATGCCGATCATCAGGCCACGGCCGCGTACGTCGCTGAGCAGCTCGTAGCGTTCGATCAGCGCGGTCAGCCGGGACATGAGCTGCTCGCCAGTGGCCCGGGCGTTGGCGACGATCTGCTCGTTCTCCATGACGGAGAGCACCGCGAGCCCCGCCGCCATGGCCTGCGCGTTGGAGCCGAAACTCGCCGAGTGGACGAGGACCCGGTCCATCGAGGAGTAGACCTTCTTGAAGATCCAGTCCTTGCCGAGGGTCGCGCCGACCGGCACGTAGCCGCCCGAGAGCGCCTTGGCCACGCACACCAGATCCGGTTCGACGCCCTCCTCGTGCTGGTAGGCGTAGAAGTCCCCGGTCCGTCCGAGGCCCGTCTGCACCTCGTCGGCGATGAGCAGCGCCTTGTGCCGGTGCAGCAGCTCCTGGGCGGCGCGCAGATAGCCGGGCGGCGCCTCGTGGACGCCCTTGCCCTGGATCGGCTCCACGATCAGCGCGGCGACGTCGCCCCTCTTCAACTCCCGTGCCAGGGCGTCGAGATCACCCATCGGAATGGCGGTGTCGGGCAGCAGCGGAGCGAAGCCGTCGCGGAAGCCGTCCTCGCCGTTCACGGACAGGGAGCCGGTGGTCAGACCGTGGAAGGCGTGGGAGCAGTACAGGATCCGGGGCCTGCCGGTGGCGAACCGGGCGAACTTCAGCGCGGTCTCGACCGCCTCGGTGCCGCTGTTGCCGAAGAACACCCGGTCCAGGTGCGGACTGTGGGCGAGCAGGCGTTCCGCCAGCAGGCCCGGCAGCGGCTGGCAGTCGAAGCGGGTGAGGTCGGCGAGCGAGGCGTCGAGGACGTCGTGCAGCGCCTGCCGGACGACGGGGTGGTGACGGCCGAGGCCCATGACGCCGAACCCGGCGAGCATGTCCAGGTAGTCGTTGCCGTCCGCGTCCCAGAAGTGGGCCCCCTCGGCCCGCTCGTAGACCTTGTCGAAGCCGATGGTGTGCAGCATGCGCGGGAGTTGGTGGTTCAGGTACTTCGTGTGCAGCTCGTAGCGCTCGGCTCCGCGCTCGGCGAGGAGCGCGCCGAGGTCGAACTCCCCCTTCTCCGCTGGGTCGGTCATTCCTTCTTCTCCTTGGACGACTCGTTCCGGGCCGGCGCGTCGGCGGCCTTCGACATCTCGTACGCGGCCCGGGCCCGCTCGTCCCTGACGGCCAGACCGGCGCTGATCCGCCCGGCGATCTCCACCGGGGTGAGCCCGATGTCGGCCAGCACCTCGGACCGCTTGGCGTGCGCGAGGAACTGGTCCGGAATGCCGAACCGCCGCACGGGAACGTCGACTTCGGCGTCTCCGAGGGCCAGCGCGACGGCCGCGCCGACGCCGGACGCCCTGCTGTTGTCCTCGACGACGGCGACCAGACCGTGCTCGGCGGCGAGCCCGGGGAGCGCCGGGTCGACGGGTTTGACCCAGCGCGGGTCGACGACGGTGCAGCCGATGCCGCGGGCGTCGAGCAGCTCCGCGGTCTGCAGGCAGACCGGCGCCATCACCCCCACGGCGACGAGCAGCACATCGGGTCGTTCGCTGCGGTGCAGCACGTCGAGGCCGCCCACGTGGTCCACGGCGGGGACGGCCGGTCCGACCGACTCCTTCGGAAAGCGGACCAGGGTGGGCGCGTCGTCGACGGCGACCGCCTCCCGCAGCTGGGCCCGCAGTTGGTCGGCGTCGCGCGGCGCGGCGATCCGCAGGCCGGGCACGACCTGGAGGATCGACATGTCCCACATGCCGTTGTGCGAGGCGCCGTCGACGCCGGTGACACCGGCCCGGTCGAGGACGAAGGTCACCCCGCAGCGGTGCAGGGCGACGTCCATGAGGAGCTGGTCGAACGCCCGGTTGAGGAAGGTCGCGTACACGGCGACGACCGGGTGGAGGCCGCCGGTCGCGAGGCCGGCCGCGGAGACGGTGGCGTGCTGCTCGGCGATGCCGACGTCCCAGACCCGGTCGGGGAACCTCTCGGCGAACTTGCCGAGCCCGACGGGATGCAGCATGGCCGCGGTGATCGCCACCACGTCCGCGCGCTCCTCGCCGATCCTCGCGATCTCCTCGCCGAACACCGAGGTCCAGGAGGGGCCGTTGGACGGTGCGAGGGGCTCGCAGGTGAGCGGGTCCATCACCCCGACGGTGTGGAAGTGGTCCTCCTCGTGGGCGAGCGCCGGCTCGTAGCCGCGGCCCTTCTCCGTCAGGCAGTGGATCAGGACGGGCCCGTGGAAGCGCTTCGCCCGGCGCAGCGCGGACT
The window above is part of the Streptomyces sp. NBC_01428 genome. Proteins encoded here:
- a CDS encoding alpha-galactosidase, with translation MIEIGADGRTWLLTGTSSGYALHLTERDELLHLHWGPRITLADAEALAARPAPPYRPFDSPLDGREEYPVEGGPRFVRPALSVRTDERRGTEWRFEDAAAEGDELRLRFSDAGLGITLHYRLRGDVVERRVTLANDGSEDLELLRADSATWTLPERDGWRLSHLHGRWAAESRLARSPLTYGEKVIGSRRGHTGHQHLPWVALDDEATEESGEVYGCALGWSGSWRIAVAQLPDARVQITGGAGHDDSGLLLLAPGETFTTPVFAGLWSDGGFGGASRAWHAYQRTYVVPDAERDRPVLFNSWEATTFDISEEQQRVLARRAAAMGVELFVVDDGWFGARTHDHAGLGDWTPNPDRFPAGLKPLADDVHALGMQFGIWVEPEMVNPDSDLYRAHPDWVQHQVGRTRTEFRNQLILNLARPDVQEYLWERLDALLSGAPIDYVKWDFNRSFTDAGWPGERYPQKLWVAHVEAFYALLDRLRAAHPGVAFESCSGGGGRIDLGVMARTDQVWTSDNTDPLDRLGIQHGFSQVHPARIMAAWVTDSPNKLLNGRVSSLRFRFVSSMAGVLGVGGDLSRWSDEELAEARDWVELYKEIRPVVQQGDLYRLRPPEGGLSAVQYVLGGETVVLAWLQAQHHGVRPAPLRLRGLDPAGVYERVETGEVHRGAVLLHHGLSTGLSGDLDATVIRLRRI
- a CDS encoding tyrosine-protein phosphatase; this encodes MTQQVPSAEPELGGVRNFRDVGGLPTTDGRRVRPGQLFRSGHLAHATEEDAAFLSSLGLHTIFDFRNAADQKLEGPDVELPGVRNVNLPLSDPADGSEFWKMVRDGDLDQLRALLGDGKAADRMIGSYRAIITERTAEHSRVLRSMAEDGVPALMHCAAGKDRAGLSIAVTLLALGVERDAIVADYLESNATHRRYKVRRTSSAASAYSPEVMELLSPLFDARAEYLTAAFETIEETWGGVDAYLEKGLGLTPELRDRLRERLLD
- a CDS encoding DUF6126 family protein; this encodes MTEPTEPRKPSMEEKFPRALWVRLIIYVAVGHLFAAFVYLLFTLGAQNQ
- a CDS encoding helix-turn-helix domain-containing protein: MSPADLGTADEPSDEASAELPAVAPQLRALRRRASLTLEAAARAAGLSPAHLSRLETGQRQPSLPMLLAVARVYGTTVSELLGETVADRDAVVRAADMEPTPAGGWIYRQAGSSGRGMQALRVHVPHGSQGDIVRVHPGEEWLYVLEGRLRLRLGDTAHVLEPGDSAHFDSLTPHRIAAAERAGAELLFVHTLLQSPTAALCLGPATGHPTPGETS
- a CDS encoding aspartate aminotransferase family protein; translated protein: MTDPAEKGEFDLGALLAERGAERYELHTKYLNHQLPRMLHTIGFDKVYERAEGAHFWDADGNDYLDMLAGFGVMGLGRHHPVVRQALHDVLDASLADLTRFDCQPLPGLLAERLLAHSPHLDRVFFGNSGTEAVETALKFARFATGRPRILYCSHAFHGLTTGSLSVNGEDGFRDGFAPLLPDTAIPMGDLDALARELKRGDVAALIVEPIQGKGVHEAPPGYLRAAQELLHRHKALLIADEVQTGLGRTGDFYAYQHEEGVEPDLVCVAKALSGGYVPVGATLGKDWIFKKVYSSMDRVLVHSASFGSNAQAMAAGLAVLSVMENEQIVANARATGEQLMSRLTALIERYELLSDVRGRGLMIGIEFGRPKSIKLRSRWTMLQAARKGLFAQMVVVPLLQRHRILTQVSGDHLEVIKLIPPLVVDEADVDRFVEAFTAVMDDAHSGGGLMWDFGKTLVKQAVANR
- the dxs gene encoding 1-deoxy-D-xylulose-5-phosphate synthase produces the protein MTMLENIRGPRDLKALSETELGELAEEIREFLVHAVARTGGHLGPNLGVVELSIALHRVFESPVDRILWDTGHQSYVHKLLTGRQDFSKLRGKGGLSGYPSREESEHDVIENSHASTALGWADGLAKARQVQGEKGHVVAVIGDGALTGGMAWEALNNIAAAKDRPLIIVVNDNERSYAPTIGGLANHLATLRTTDSYEQVLAWGKKVLLRTPLIGNTVYESLHGAKKGFKDAFAPQGMFEDLGLKYVGPIDGHDLGAVESALRRAKRFHGPVLIHCLTEKGRGYEPALAHEEDHFHTVGVMDPLTCEPLAPSNGPSWTSVFGEEIARIGEERADVVAITAAMLHPVGLGKFAERFPDRVWDVGIAEQHATVSAAGLATGGLHPVVAVYATFLNRAFDQLLMDVALHRCGVTFVLDRAGVTGVDGASHNGMWDMSILQVVPGLRIAAPRDADQLRAQLREAVAVDDAPTLVRFPKESVGPAVPAVDHVGGLDVLHRSERPDVLLVAVGVMAPVCLQTAELLDARGIGCTVVDPRWVKPVDPALPGLAAEHGLVAVVEDNSRASGVGAAVALALGDAEVDVPVRRFGIPDQFLAHAKRSEVLADIGLTPVEIAGRISAGLAVRDERARAAYEMSKAADAPARNESSKEKKE